The following coding sequences are from one Lipingzhangella halophila window:
- a CDS encoding GntR family transcriptional regulator — protein MLITIDPESSQPLAEQVAASVRAALSKGTAQAGDKLPAARTVASALEINLHTVLRGYQQLRDEGLVELRRGRGAVIIANGSRSELNDAARSFARTVRHIGATEEEAISALRTAMRE, from the coding sequence ATGTTGATCACGATTGACCCGGAGTCCTCCCAACCGCTCGCCGAGCAGGTCGCGGCATCGGTCCGGGCCGCGCTCTCCAAAGGAACCGCGCAGGCCGGCGATAAGCTCCCGGCCGCCCGGACCGTGGCCTCCGCGCTCGAAATCAACCTGCACACCGTGCTCCGCGGCTACCAGCAACTGCGCGACGAGGGCCTGGTGGAACTGCGCCGCGGCCGCGGAGCGGTGATCATCGCCAACGGCAGCCGCTCCGAACTCAACGACGCCGCCCGCTCCTTCGCGCGCACCGTCCGGCACATCGGAGCCACCGAGGAGGAAGCGATCTCGGCGTTACGCACCGCGATGCGCGAGTGA